In the genome of Myxococcus stipitatus, one region contains:
- a CDS encoding dihydrofolate reductase family protein, translating to MQLQKRKLTYHVATTLDGFIAREDHSFDCFVNEGDHVTEYFATLRTYGAVVMGRKTYDIGLRFGVTNPYPYLETYVVSRTMKESPDPKVRLISDDVVGTMRTLKAQEGKDIYLAGGGELATQLFSAGLVDEVLIKLNPLLLGSGIPLVSRLGAHINLELLSTKVYRTGVVLLQYGVKR from the coding sequence ATGCAACTCCAGAAGCGCAAGCTCACCTACCACGTCGCCACCACGCTCGATGGCTTCATCGCCCGCGAGGACCACTCCTTCGACTGCTTCGTGAACGAGGGCGACCACGTCACCGAGTACTTCGCCACGCTGCGCACCTACGGCGCGGTGGTGATGGGCCGCAAGACGTATGACATCGGCTTGCGGTTCGGTGTCACGAACCCCTACCCGTACCTGGAGACGTACGTCGTCTCCCGCACGATGAAGGAGAGCCCAGACCCGAAGGTCCGCCTCATCTCCGACGACGTCGTCGGCACGATGCGGACGCTGAAGGCCCAGGAGGGCAAGGACATCTACCTGGCGGGCGGTGGTGAGCTCGCGACCCAGCTGTTCAGCGCGGGGCTGGTGGATGAGGTCCTCATCAAGCTGAACCCGCTGCTGCTCGGCTCCGGGATTCCGCTCGTCTCGCGGTTGGGCGCGCACATCAACCTGGAGCTGCTCTCGACCAAGGTCTACCGGACCGGCGTCGTCCTGCTCCAGTACGGCGTCAAGCGTTGA